The genomic stretch GCTTTAGAATAAAGGTGTTACCGCAGGCAATCGCCATCGGGTACATCCACAGCGGCACCATGGCGGGGAAGTTAAACGGGGTAATACCCGCGACCACGCCCAGCGGCTGGAAGTTAGACCACGCATCAATGCCCGGCCCCACGTTGTGGGAGTACTCGCCTTTTAACAGCTCCGGCACGCCACAGGCGTACTCGACATTCTCAATGCCGCGCTTCAGCTCGCCCATGGCGTCTTCGACCGTTTTGCCATGCTCTTCGCTGACCAGTTGCACGAGGCGGTCCGCGTGCTCTTCCAGCAGCTGCTTAAAGCGGTACATCACCTGGGCGCGCTTGGCGGGCGGCGTATCGCGCCAGGCAGGAAAAGCAGCTTGAGCAGCGGCAATGGCGCGCTCCACATCCGCCGCGCTGGCATCCGCCACGTGGCGAATAACCTTGCCCGTAGAAGGGTTGGTGACGTCCAGCGTGCGCTGGCTTTCCACTAGCTCACCGTTAATCAGGTGGGAAACAACGCTCATCATGAAACTCCAAAACAGGGTTGGCCAGGGTTACGCCAGTGAATCCAGGGTGGTCGCAACGGCATCGAACAAACGCTCAAGCTCGGCTTCCGTAGTGCCAAAGGGAGGGCCGAACTGCAGGGTGTCGCCGCCGTAGCGCACGTAGAAGCCTGCTTCCCAAAGCGCCATATGCGCATCGCGAGGGCGAATGGTGGGGTCGCCGTTGCGCGGCGCTAGCTGAAGGGCACCGGCCAAACCGTAGTTGCGAATATCGACAATGTGGTTGTGGCCTTTTAAGGCGTGCAGCTTCTGCTCGAACACCGGAGCGATAGCATTCACCTGAGCGGGGAAGTCTTCGCGCTCCATCATCTCCAGCGCCGCCAGCCCCGCCGCGCAGGCCACGGGGTGGGCGCTATAGGTGTAGCCGTGGGGGAATTCAATAGCGTGTTGGGCACCGCCTGCGTGCATAAAGGTGTCGAAAATCTCGCCAGTGGCAATCACCGCCCCCATGGGGATCGCGCCATTGGTGATCTGCTTGGCCACGTTCATGATATCCGGCGTGACGCCAAACGCCTCGGCCCCGGTAGTCGCCCCACTGCGGCCAAAGGCGGTAATGACTTCATCAAAAATCAGCAGAATATCGTGGGCGGTGCAGATCTCCCGCAGCCGATCCAAATAGCCTTTTGGCGGCACAATCACACCCGCCGAACCCGACATCGGCTCCACAATCACCGCTGCAATGGTAGAGGCATCGTGAAGGGCGATTTGATCCAGCAGCGCATCGGCCAGCTCTGCGCCGGTTTCCGCTTGGCCACGGGTGTACGCATGGCCCGCCTGCAGGGTGTGGGGCAGGTGCGTCACGTCCATCAACTGGCCGTAGTGCTTACGGTTACCGCCAATACCGCCCAGGCTGGTGCCACCAATATTCACGCCGTGGTAGCCCTTGGCGCGGCCGATCATGCGGGTTTTTTCCGGCTTACCTTTTAACCGCCAGTAGGCCTTGGCCATCTTGACCGAGGTATCGGCGGCTTCAGAACCGGAGTTGGTGAAAAACACGTGATCCAGCCCGGCAGGCGTTAAGCTCGCGACCTTCTCCGCCAGTTTGAATGCCAACGGATGGGCAATCTGAAAACCGGGGGCAAAATCCAGCGTACCGAGCTGCGCCGCCACGGCTTTTTGGATCTCTTCACGGTTATGGCCTGCCCCGCAGGTCCATAGGCCAGAGAGCGAATCAAACAGCTTGCGCCCCTGGTCATCAATGTAATAACGCCCTTCCGCCCCGGCAATCATGCGCGGGTTGGCGCGGAAATCGCGGTTCGCGCTGAACGGCATCCAGAAGTGCTGGTTGAGGGCGGTGCCCTGCTCATCGGCGGGGTGCGTGTGGGAAGTCGTGCGGTCTTTTAATCCGCTTTTTAGTCCGCTTTTTAATCCAAACATAGTGGCCAAGCTCCATCGCTAGAAGGCATGGGTTCAGCATGGGCCAGCCACCACGTTTATAAAATCCAACATTTCTTGAGTTCACGTTAAACGTTATTAACGTGAACCAACGTCTGCTACCGCACCGGCAACGGTGCGGTGCTCATAAATGACTTACAACACCACCTCAAACCCCTCAAACTTAGGCGGGCCAAGGTAGATGCCTTCTGGCGCTTTGGCGTTGGCGTGGGCTTTGCGGAAGGCCTCCGATTTCGTCCAGGCGCGGAAGGCCTCTTCGGACTCCCACACGCTGTGGGAGATAAACACGGTGTGGTCTTCCTGGCTTTCGCCCTGCAGCATTTGAAACTGCTTGAAGCCCGGCACTTCGTCCAGGTGGGAATCGCGGTTGCGCCATACCTCTAGAAAATCCTCTTCGCGGCCTGGGGCAATCCGAAAACGGTTCATAGCAATATACATAGTGGCTCTCCTGTGAGGCGGGTGTGACTCAGTTGGTTACGCAAACAATCGCTTGATGGTAACGTCATCACTGCATCACGAATAGATAAGTGACGAACAGGCGTTACGGCTAATGGCTCAGGCACCCCTTCAGGTCGTTTGGTTCAAACGCGATTTGCGCATTCACGATAACGCACCGCTGGCCAACGCCGCAGCGGCGGGCCCGGTGCTGCCGCTATTTGCCATCGAGCCTGAGCAGTGGCAAGCACCCGACAGCGCCTTGCGCCACTGGCAGTTTGCCGCCGATTCACTGGTTGACCTTGCCCAAGCGCTCAACACGCTGGGCTTGCCGCTCTGCTTGTGGCAGGGCGATATGGTGGAGTGCCTAGCCGCGCTCAAAGCCCACTACGGCGAACTGGTGCTGCACTCCCACCAAGAGACCGGTAACGCCTGGAGCTTTGAGCGCGACCAGCGCGTTCAAGCGTGGTGCCATGCCCACCACGTGCCCTGGCAGGAAGCCCGC from Halomonas meridiana encodes the following:
- a CDS encoding aspartate aminotransferase family protein, which codes for MPFSANRDFRANPRMIAGAEGRYYIDDQGRKLFDSLSGLWTCGAGHNREEIQKAVAAQLGTLDFAPGFQIAHPLAFKLAEKVASLTPAGLDHVFFTNSGSEAADTSVKMAKAYWRLKGKPEKTRMIGRAKGYHGVNIGGTSLGGIGGNRKHYGQLMDVTHLPHTLQAGHAYTRGQAETGAELADALLDQIALHDASTIAAVIVEPMSGSAGVIVPPKGYLDRLREICTAHDILLIFDEVITAFGRSGATTGAEAFGVTPDIMNVAKQITNGAIPMGAVIATGEIFDTFMHAGGAQHAIEFPHGYTYSAHPVACAAGLAALEMMEREDFPAQVNAIAPVFEQKLHALKGHNHIVDIRNYGLAGALQLAPRNGDPTIRPRDAHMALWEAGFYVRYGGDTLQFGPPFGTTEAELERLFDAVATTLDSLA
- a CDS encoding antibiotic biosynthesis monooxygenase, which produces MYIAMNRFRIAPGREEDFLEVWRNRDSHLDEVPGFKQFQMLQGESQEDHTVFISHSVWESEEAFRAWTKSEAFRKAHANAKAPEGIYLGPPKFEGFEVVL